Within the Candidatus Thermoplasmatota archaeon genome, the region CCCCTAAAAAGGTGTCGGGTGACTATAGTATTATAAAAAAGTGGAATAGTTTTCTTTTTGAGGCAACTGGTAAAAATACTAAGGAACGGAAAAAAGAGTTTAGTAAAATATAGAGTAGTTTAAACAAATTTTTTTATTTTTTCCCTCAAACCCTACAATTTCAAAACAGCTAATCGTTTATAAATCCTCAGATAAACAAATATTACTACATCAAATGAAAAATATACATCAATGAGGTAAACCACTGATATAAACATATACAGTCCAATAAATTGATAATATAATTGATATAACACCAAGAATTAGCCCAATTAATCCTAATTTATCTTTTTTATGCCATGCTTTAGCACCAAGAATAATTACTATTAAAAACAATATAAGTGTGATTAAGCCACTAGCACTTAAAACTTCCAAAACAAGAAGAAGTATACCGAAAAATACCGACAACATTCCTTCTGCAGTTTGTTTATTTTCTGTGATTTCTTCTTCCATTTTTCTTCTCAAACCCTACGATTCCAAATTTATTAATTAGAGTGGATAACCGGAAGTTGGAAGATTGATTACATACCAATATACAATTATCCATAATATTGCAAAAGCTATATCTATGATTCCTAAAATTATGCCTATTAGGTCTTTTTTGTCTTTATTTATGTTAGAATATGCCATTTTACCAGTTACTATTGCAATTATGCCTAAAACTCCAATTAAAAGCACTATGTAATTATGATGTTCCCTCCAAATCATGTTGTATGCTGAAAAGTAAAAATCTAATGGAAGCAGGATAATACCTGTGATACCACAGAGTAAAGATATGAATCCCATCGATTTATTTTCTTTCATTTTTCCGTCCAATATAGTATTTCTACCATATGGATTAAGTTATGTTTTTTTATTTTTTTACTTTTTTCCAGTCTTTAAGAAATTTATCTATACCAACATCAGTTAGTGAATGACCAACCATTTTTTTGATCACATCTGGTGGTACTGTTGCTATGTGTGCGCCTAGCCTCGCTGCTTGTATAACATGTATCGGGTGTCTTATGCTTGCAACTATCACCTGTGTTTTAAAATCATAGTTTTTGAATATATCCATGATCTCTTCCACTATTTGCATGCCTTCGTTTCCTATGTCATCCAGTCTGCCTATGAATGGGCTCACGTATGTTGCACCAGCTTTTGCTGCTAGCAGTGCTTGGTTTGATGAGAAAACGAGTGTTACATTGGTTTTTATTCCTTCTTTGCTAAGTGTTTTTACTGCTTTTAATCCGTCTGGTGTCATAGGTATTTTTACTACAACGTTTTTGTGTATCTTTGCTAGGTTCCGTGCTTCTTTTATCATGTCTTCTGCTTTTGTGCTCACTGCTTCTAGGCTTATCGGTCCGTCTACTATGTCAAATATTTCTTTTACTATTTCTTTGAAGCTTCTCCCGCTTTTTGCTACCAGGGTTGGGTTGGTTGTTACTCCATCTATTACTCCCCAGCTTGCAAGTTCTCTTATCTCTTCTAAGTTTGCTGTGTCAACAAATATTTTCATAAAGTCTCACAAGAGGGGTGTAATGTGTTTTTGTTCATAACTTTTTGTATCTATAAAACCATCTCGTTTTAGTTTTGAGGGATACGTTTAGATATTTTTGAATAAACAGAAACATATATATATTTACGTATACATTACTCTGTTTTAGGTGGATGGGATATGCCTCTAACAAGAAAAGCCCGAGTAGTGGGTAGCAGCCTGGTATTGACGATACCTAGTCAGCTTGCAAAAGCCCACGATATCAACGATGGAGATGAGATAGAAATCATACCCATAGGGATAGGGGAATTCAAAATAAGGAAACTAAAGAAATAAAAAACTTCTCCAGATCAATTCATTCTAATCAAAACACTTGTATTTATAAACAGAAACGATATTTGCAGTTTTTGATAACAATGGTACTAATAGCACCATCTATACTATCAGCAGATTTCTCTAAACTAGGCGATGAGATCAAAGCAGTTGAAAAAGCAGGCGCAGAATGGTTACATATTGATGTAATGGATGGTCATTTCGTCCCAAATATTACTATAGGTCCTATTGTAGTCTCTAAAATAAGGAAAATATCTGGCATATTTTTTGATGTTCACCTAATGATAGAACACCCAGAAAAATACATAGAACATTTCGCAAAAGCAGGCGCAAACCTTATTACGGTTCATACTGAGGCATGCGATGAACTAGAGCCTTTGATAAAAAAAATAAAAAACCATGGTTGCAAAGCAGGTGTGTCAGTAAACCCAGAAACACCAATTGATGAAATCAAAGATGTCATCGGTATGGTTGACCTCGTCCTTGTAATGTCTGTCCACCCAGGTTTCGGCGGGCAAGGTTTCATAAAAGAAGTTTTACCAAAAATCAAACAAGCAAAGGAGATGATCAATAAAACCAAAAAAAAGATTTACCTAGAGGTGGATGGTGGTATAAACAAGGAGAACGCAAAAACAGTTAAACAAAACGGTGCAGATGTCCTAGTCGCAGGAAATTATATTTTTACGAGTAGTAATTATAAAGAAGCAATACAATCTTTGAAAGACGCATAAAATAAGTCATAGACCTGATGCTAAATCACGTAATACACTTTCTCTGTCTTTTGCTTTTACAACACCACTAGCTAATAACACGCCATCTGCACCAAGCTCTACAGCCTTTGCTACATCTTTTCCGTTTTTAACTCCAGCTCCACAGAGAACCCTGATTTTTTTGTTAATATTTTTAACAGCATCAACTGTGCCACTAACAATACCTGGATCAGCTGTTGTAACAGATATATCCCCACCAATAAGCTCTGGTGGCTCTACCGCTATAAAATTAGGCGAAAAAACCGCTA harbors:
- the fsa gene encoding fructose-6-phosphate aldolase, which produces MKIFVDTANLEEIRELASWGVIDGVTTNPTLVAKSGRSFKEIVKEIFDIVDGPISLEAVSTKAEDMIKEARNLAKIHKNVVVKIPMTPDGLKAVKTLSKEGIKTNVTLVFSSNQALLAAKAGATYVSPFIGRLDDIGNEGMQIVEEIMDIFKNYDFKTQVIVASIRHPIHVIQAARLGAHIATVPPDVIKKMVGHSLTDVGIDKFLKDWKKVKK
- a CDS encoding AbrB/MazE/SpoVT family DNA-binding domain-containing protein produces the protein MPLTRKARVVGSSLVLTIPSQLAKAHDINDGDEIEIIPIGIGEFKIRKLKK
- the rpe gene encoding ribulose-phosphate 3-epimerase; translated protein: MVLIAPSILSADFSKLGDEIKAVEKAGAEWLHIDVMDGHFVPNITIGPIVVSKIRKISGIFFDVHLMIEHPEKYIEHFAKAGANLITVHTEACDELEPLIKKIKNHGCKAGVSVNPETPIDEIKDVIGMVDLVLVMSVHPGFGGQGFIKEVLPKIKQAKEMINKTKKKIYLEVDGGINKENAKTVKQNGADVLVAGNYIFTSSNYKEAIQSLKDA